In Horticoccus luteus, the following proteins share a genomic window:
- a CDS encoding DUF2339 domain-containing protein: MEAVLVLILVLLVFLLVLPIVAIVRSNRDRKRQRELDLRLTVVEQQLVRLRQFPASASAPAATPPTVAVPVASPTPTPPAAPSTPRPPAPIAAPFPASTAASTPTSPPVLAPTKLSPVTVTAAATPPTRPRLAIDWEQFMGAKLFAWLGGLALFLGIAFFVKYSFEHDLIPPEVRVSLGFLASVVLVVTGLKIRSPRYRIPAHTLCAAGIVSLYAVTFSCHAIYHFVFFGALPTFGLMALITAVAFLLAIRLDAKVVALLGLLGGFLTPVVISTGHDNPVGLFSYLALLDVGLLAVVLQRRWAFLAPLGAAGTLALEVAWFTKFFAPEKLLVLAIVGVGFSVLFQLAHVAARRLRRASPLLTATAAGFPLLQFGFVLFLVTGPAFAAAPALLFAFIFALDACLLALTWRDEAMAQLHLIAGAVVFLLLAIWTLNHIAVAPLRPALAAYVVFAAFHTAFPLLLVRRSPASRPTAWSQFFPAVTLLLMLVPLFQRDALSWLFWPCVLLVDALAVVFAFLSATILALGLVLVLTLAAAAAWIFQLPVAATSVPSLLLVGGVFVGFFFAFGLLLWRRAGERLQEIPTPSAWTAIFGDARAQIPAFSALLPFVLLMLMSQRLPLADPSPLFGGALLLAVLTLGVAWIFTLAWLPLCALIGIAGVEYLWHQRWAAAPGATTPLAWYALFYALFAVFPFLFRGRFRAATGPWATAALVGVAQFPLVYLLVKLAWPNAVMGLLPLVFTLAPLASLVVLVRARPAPPLAAPADSSTSPTSARLNQLAWFGGVALLFITLVFPIQFDRQWITIGWALEGLALFWLYRRVPHPGLHLVGAALLLAAFARLAFNPAVLHYHARASAPLLNWYLYAYADVIVCLVLSARLLTRSGQRILGASLAPLFHGLAVVLGFLLLNVEIADFFTAPGQRVLTFQFSGHFARDMTYTIAWALFAFGLLVGSLWRNIRAGRYAAIALLSAALVKLYAHDLARLGQLYRIGALLAVAVIAILASFAYHRFRPSHVDNPPPPPVA; the protein is encoded by the coding sequence ATGGAAGCCGTTCTCGTTCTGATTCTGGTCCTGCTCGTTTTTCTTCTGGTGCTTCCGATCGTCGCGATCGTGCGCTCCAATCGCGACCGCAAGCGTCAACGCGAGCTCGATCTCCGCCTCACCGTAGTCGAGCAACAACTCGTCCGCCTCCGCCAATTTCCCGCGTCCGCCTCCGCACCCGCTGCCACCCCGCCCACCGTCGCCGTTCCCGTCGCGTCGCCAACACCAACTCCTCCCGCCGCTCCCTCAACTCCTCGGCCGCCCGCGCCCATCGCCGCGCCCTTTCCCGCATCCACGGCCGCGTCGACTCCGACATCACCACCCGTCCTCGCGCCGACCAAACTCTCGCCCGTCACGGTCACTGCGGCCGCCACGCCGCCCACCCGCCCCCGCCTCGCCATCGACTGGGAGCAATTCATGGGCGCCAAACTCTTCGCCTGGCTCGGCGGTCTCGCCCTCTTTCTCGGCATCGCGTTCTTCGTCAAATACTCGTTCGAACACGACCTCATCCCGCCGGAGGTGCGCGTCTCGCTCGGCTTCCTCGCCAGCGTCGTGCTGGTCGTCACCGGCCTGAAAATCCGCAGTCCGCGCTATCGCATCCCCGCACACACGCTCTGCGCCGCGGGCATCGTCAGTCTCTACGCCGTCACGTTTTCCTGCCACGCGATCTACCACTTCGTGTTCTTCGGCGCGCTCCCGACCTTCGGCCTGATGGCGCTCATCACCGCCGTCGCGTTTCTTCTCGCCATCCGACTCGACGCCAAAGTCGTCGCCCTCCTCGGTCTGCTCGGCGGCTTTCTCACGCCCGTCGTGATCTCCACCGGGCACGACAACCCCGTCGGCCTCTTCTCCTATCTCGCGCTCCTCGACGTCGGTCTGCTCGCCGTCGTCCTCCAGCGACGCTGGGCGTTTCTCGCGCCCCTCGGCGCCGCCGGCACGCTCGCGCTCGAGGTCGCTTGGTTCACCAAATTCTTCGCGCCGGAAAAGCTCCTCGTCCTCGCAATCGTCGGCGTCGGCTTCAGCGTGCTCTTCCAACTCGCCCACGTCGCCGCGCGCCGCCTCCGCCGCGCCTCGCCGCTCCTCACCGCGACCGCCGCCGGATTTCCGCTGCTCCAATTCGGCTTCGTCCTGTTCCTTGTCACCGGGCCGGCCTTCGCCGCCGCACCCGCCCTGCTCTTCGCATTTATCTTCGCCCTCGACGCCTGCCTGCTCGCGCTCACCTGGCGCGACGAAGCCATGGCGCAACTCCACCTCATCGCCGGCGCCGTCGTTTTCCTGCTGCTCGCCATCTGGACGCTCAACCACATCGCGGTCGCCCCGCTCCGTCCCGCCCTCGCGGCCTACGTCGTCTTCGCCGCGTTTCACACCGCGTTTCCCCTCCTCCTCGTACGTCGCTCGCCCGCCAGCCGCCCCACCGCGTGGAGTCAGTTTTTCCCCGCCGTCACGCTGCTGCTGATGCTCGTGCCGCTCTTTCAGCGCGACGCGCTCTCGTGGCTCTTCTGGCCGTGCGTTCTCCTCGTCGACGCGCTGGCCGTCGTCTTCGCGTTTCTCAGCGCCACGATTCTCGCCCTCGGTCTCGTGCTCGTCCTGACGCTCGCCGCCGCCGCCGCGTGGATTTTTCAACTCCCCGTCGCTGCCACGTCCGTCCCCTCGCTCCTGCTCGTCGGTGGCGTCTTCGTCGGGTTTTTCTTCGCCTTCGGCCTCCTGCTCTGGCGCCGCGCCGGCGAACGTCTCCAGGAAATCCCCACGCCCTCCGCGTGGACGGCCATCTTCGGCGATGCCCGCGCACAAATCCCCGCGTTCTCCGCGCTGCTGCCGTTCGTCCTTCTCATGCTCATGAGCCAACGCCTCCCACTCGCGGACCCGTCGCCACTCTTCGGCGGCGCGTTGCTGCTCGCGGTGCTCACGCTCGGCGTCGCCTGGATCTTCACGCTCGCGTGGCTGCCGCTCTGCGCGCTGATCGGCATCGCCGGCGTCGAATACCTCTGGCACCAGCGCTGGGCCGCCGCGCCCGGCGCGACCACGCCGCTCGCGTGGTATGCGTTGTTCTACGCGTTGTTCGCCGTCTTTCCGTTTCTTTTCCGCGGCCGCTTTCGCGCCGCCACCGGCCCGTGGGCCACCGCCGCACTCGTCGGCGTCGCCCAGTTTCCGCTCGTTTACCTGCTCGTGAAACTCGCCTGGCCCAACGCCGTCATGGGCCTCCTTCCCCTCGTGTTCACCCTCGCGCCGCTCGCGAGTCTCGTCGTGCTCGTGCGCGCCCGACCCGCCCCGCCGCTGGCGGCTCCCGCCGATTCGTCAACGTCCCCGACCTCCGCGCGTCTCAACCAGCTCGCCTGGTTCGGCGGCGTCGCGTTGCTGTTCATCACCCTCGTTTTCCCGATTCAATTTGACCGGCAGTGGATCACGATCGGCTGGGCGCTCGAAGGCCTCGCGCTCTTCTGGCTTTACCGCCGCGTGCCGCATCCCGGCCTGCATCTCGTCGGCGCCGCCTTGCTGCTCGCCGCGTTCGCCCGCCTCGCGTTCAACCCCGCCGTCCTGCACTACCACGCTCGTGCCTCCGCTCCGCTCCTCAACTGGTATCTTTACGCTTACGCCGACGTCATCGTCTGTCTCGTGCTCAGCGCCCGCCTCCTCACCCGTTCCGGCCAACGCATCCTCGGTGCTTCGCTCGCGCCCCTGTTTCACGGCCTCGCCGTCGTGCTCGGTTTTCTTCTCCTCAATGTCGAGATCGCCGATTTCTTCACCGCGCCCGGCCAGCGCGTGCTCACGTTTCAATTCTCCGGCCATTTCGCGCGCGACATGACCTACACGATCGCGTGGGCGCTCTTCGCCTTCGGCCTCCTCGTCGGCAGTCTCTGGCGCAACATCCGCGCCGGTCGCTACGCCGCCATCGCGTTGCTCAGCGCCGCGCTCGTCAAACTCTACGCGCACGACCTCGCGCGCCTCGGTCAGCTCTACCGCATCGGCGCGCTCCTCGCCGTCGCCGTCATCGCCATCCTCGCTTCCTTCGCCTATCACCGTTTTCGCCCCAGCCATGTGGACAACCCGCCGCCTCCGCCCGTCGCGTAA
- a CDS encoding glycosyltransferase family 9 protein: MSAVSDFHVRPAAPSPTLLSRAPTSGRPTLLVAELRGTGDIAILIPFLQSALTHFDVTLLAPPNAAGLLHRFVPDVELIPCVAPWALFSGPPVQRWPWTLLFGLLRQLRARRFTAATSIWPIARDHMFLRLVRPRRLLGYGHGRAGWLLDDNLGGAGHVHRPAAWRHVAARLGLPPWPAQRPRLRPPAAPRRLVLHSGASQPIRVWPLPRYADLLARLRAHGWAPLVLCDPPQLAAWRALNEASARVVTSMDDLIDTLSSGAAFLGNDSGPGHIAALCGVPTFTLFGPQVPELFAPDHPQAAWVEGLACPHKPCFDHCHFAEPFCLTGIGADQVWPRLSRWLAHLTQLPAA; the protein is encoded by the coding sequence TTGAGCGCCGTATCCGATTTCCACGTCCGCCCCGCCGCCCCTTCGCCGACACTCCTCTCCCGCGCGCCCACCTCCGGGCGGCCGACCCTGCTCGTCGCCGAACTCCGCGGCACCGGCGACATCGCGATCCTGATTCCGTTTCTCCAATCCGCCCTCACGCACTTCGACGTCACGCTCCTCGCCCCGCCCAACGCCGCCGGTCTCCTCCATCGTTTCGTCCCCGACGTGGAACTGATTCCCTGCGTCGCCCCGTGGGCGCTGTTCTCCGGCCCGCCCGTGCAACGCTGGCCGTGGACGCTCCTCTTCGGCCTGCTCCGCCAACTCCGCGCCCGCCGCTTCACCGCCGCGACCTCCATCTGGCCCATCGCGCGCGACCACATGTTTCTCCGCCTCGTGCGCCCGCGCCGTCTCCTCGGCTACGGCCACGGCCGCGCGGGCTGGCTGCTCGACGACAACCTCGGCGGCGCCGGCCACGTCCATCGCCCCGCCGCCTGGCGCCACGTCGCCGCGCGCCTCGGCCTTCCACCGTGGCCCGCGCAACGCCCCCGCCTGCGCCCGCCCGCCGCGCCGCGCCGCCTCGTGCTGCACAGCGGCGCCTCGCAGCCCATTCGCGTGTGGCCGCTCCCTCGTTACGCCGACCTCCTCGCGCGCCTCCGCGCGCACGGTTGGGCACCGCTGGTCCTCTGCGATCCGCCGCAACTCGCCGCCTGGCGCGCCCTCAACGAAGCCTCCGCGCGCGTCGTCACGAGCATGGACGACCTCATCGACACGCTCTCCAGCGGCGCCGCGTTTCTCGGTAACGACTCCGGCCCCGGCCACATCGCCGCGCTCTGCGGCGTGCCGACCTTCACGCTCTTCGGCCCGCAAGTCCCCGAGCTCTTCGCGCCCGACCATCCGCAAGCCGCGTGGGTCGAGGGACTCGCCTGCCCGCACAAACCCTGTTTCGATCACTGCCATTTCGCCGAACCCTTCTGCCTCACCGGCATCGGCGCCGACCAGGTCTGGCCCCGCCTCTCCCGGTGGCTCGCGCATCTCACTCAACTGCCCGCAGCGTAG
- a CDS encoding PfkB family carbohydrate kinase, whose product MTPARFDALTARFARLRVGVIGDFSLDRYFDLDPAREETSLETGRPVHNILRVRCQPGAAGNILANAAALGAPALFPLGYCGDDGEGFELRRALQRIPGVSLAAFLTSPARHTFTYTKPLLPRPGAAPEELSRLDLKDTTPLPAPLEAQLIAALRALADQLDVLIVMDQAGVAGCGAITDSVLMALAEITRALPRLVVLADSRHGLARFPACAWKMNAAEFAALAAALPPAPSPSDLPASPNVEPSSSAIPFAPRLAGARALAARHGQPVFITLAEHGIIGAAPATPPTTRPTLPSASSIVAAHVPALPVRGPIDIVGAGDTVTATLALALAADATIHEAMTLAQAAASLVVHQLGTTGTATTPHLRRLLFPARLNA is encoded by the coding sequence GTGACCCCCGCCCGCTTCGACGCCCTCACCGCCCGTTTCGCCCGCCTCCGCGTCGGCGTCATCGGCGATTTTTCCCTCGACCGCTACTTCGACCTCGATCCCGCGCGCGAGGAAACCTCCCTCGAAACCGGCCGCCCCGTGCACAACATCCTGCGCGTCCGCTGCCAGCCCGGCGCCGCCGGCAACATCCTCGCCAACGCCGCCGCGCTCGGCGCACCCGCGCTTTTTCCCCTCGGCTACTGCGGCGACGACGGCGAGGGCTTCGAACTCCGCCGCGCGCTCCAACGCATCCCCGGCGTCTCCCTCGCCGCCTTCCTTACCTCGCCCGCGCGTCACACTTTCACCTACACCAAACCGCTCCTCCCGCGACCCGGCGCCGCGCCCGAAGAACTTTCCCGCCTCGACCTCAAAGACACCACGCCCCTTCCCGCCCCGCTCGAAGCTCAGCTCATCGCGGCCCTGCGCGCCCTCGCCGACCAGCTCGATGTCCTCATCGTGATGGACCAAGCCGGCGTCGCCGGCTGCGGCGCGATCACCGACTCCGTGCTCATGGCCCTCGCCGAAATCACTCGTGCGCTTCCACGCCTCGTCGTCCTCGCCGACAGCCGCCACGGCCTCGCCCGTTTCCCCGCCTGCGCTTGGAAAATGAACGCCGCCGAATTCGCCGCGCTCGCCGCCGCCCTCCCGCCCGCGCCTTCGCCCTCCGATCTTCCCGCCAGCCCCAACGTTGAACCTTCCTCGTCCGCCATCCCGTTCGCGCCACGTCTCGCCGGTGCGCGCGCCCTCGCCGCGCGCCACGGCCAGCCGGTCTTCATCACGCTCGCCGAACACGGCATCATCGGCGCCGCACCCGCCACGCCGCCCACCACCCGACCAACCCTCCCGTCCGCTTCGTCCATCGTCGCCGCCCACGTTCCCGCCCTCCCCGTCCGCGGTCCCATCGACATCGTCGGCGCGGGCGACACCGTCACCGCCACGCTCGCGCTGGCCCTCGCCGCCGACGCGACGATCCATGAGGCCATGACGCTCGCCCAAGCCGCCGCCTCGCTCGTCGTCCACCAACTCGGCACCACCGGCACCGCCACCACCCCTCACCTGCGCCGCCTCCTTTTTCCCGCGCGCCTCAACGCGTAA
- a CDS encoding YbaY family lipoprotein, with translation MRTLRLLLGAATALWWAGCTTPKKTPPVVDQLTLAGHVLTTDNSALPDDAVLTVRLLDVSSPDDPAGVVAEQSTSASGRPPIGFMLRYRPAEAERGHRFVLDARIESMGKLRYYSLKPQPVKLDGTEGPHELLVAPAK, from the coding sequence ATGAGAACGCTGCGTCTGCTCCTTGGTGCGGCCACCGCCCTGTGGTGGGCGGGCTGCACGACGCCGAAGAAAACGCCGCCGGTCGTGGACCAGCTGACGCTGGCGGGGCACGTGCTGACGACGGACAATTCGGCGTTGCCGGACGATGCGGTTTTGACGGTGCGGTTGCTGGACGTGTCGTCGCCCGATGATCCGGCGGGCGTGGTGGCGGAGCAGAGCACGTCGGCTTCGGGGCGGCCGCCGATCGGGTTCATGCTGCGATATCGTCCGGCGGAAGCGGAGCGCGGACATCGGTTCGTGTTGGATGCGCGGATCGAGTCGATGGGGAAGTTGCGTTACTATTCGCTGAAGCCGCAGCCGGTGAAACTCGACGGGACGGAGGGGCCGCACGAATTGCTGGTGGCGCCAGCGAAATGA
- a CDS encoding D-2-hydroxyacid dehydrogenase: protein MSGGLTIWSNMRLRPSARAELEQALAAMPHRLVWSQQMSNNVHTDARSDAALAEADVAFGQPDPRQVMAEQRLRWLAVTAAGYTRYDFEAFKETLRARGAAMTNASSVFADPCAQHVLAMMLALNRGLLEAHATQIGERAWSYVEQRYACRLLTGQTVVLLGYGAIGRRLAELLEPFGMTLYAVRRQTRSEVGVRIVPEEKLSSVLPLADHVVNVLPDNESTRHYLNARRLACLRPGARLYNVGRGATVDQAALIAAAREGRLGAAYLDVMEPEPLPPEHALWDTPNIHITPHIAGGMGDQDEKLVRHFLANLAAWEKGGALTDRVV from the coding sequence ATGAGCGGCGGGCTGACGATCTGGAGCAACATGAGGTTGCGGCCGTCGGCGCGGGCCGAGCTGGAGCAAGCGCTCGCCGCCATGCCGCATCGCCTCGTGTGGTCGCAACAGATGTCGAACAACGTGCACACGGATGCGCGCAGCGACGCGGCGTTGGCGGAGGCGGATGTGGCGTTTGGGCAGCCGGATCCGCGGCAGGTGATGGCGGAGCAGCGGCTGCGCTGGCTCGCCGTGACGGCAGCAGGCTACACGCGCTACGATTTCGAGGCGTTCAAGGAAACGTTGCGGGCGCGTGGGGCGGCGATGACCAACGCCTCATCGGTGTTTGCGGATCCGTGCGCGCAGCACGTGCTGGCGATGATGCTGGCGTTGAACCGGGGTTTGCTGGAGGCGCACGCCACGCAGATTGGCGAGCGGGCGTGGTCGTATGTGGAGCAGCGTTACGCGTGTCGCCTGCTGACGGGGCAGACGGTGGTGCTGCTCGGGTATGGCGCGATCGGGCGGCGGCTGGCGGAGCTCTTGGAGCCGTTTGGGATGACCCTTTACGCGGTGCGGCGGCAGACGCGCAGCGAGGTGGGCGTGCGCATCGTGCCGGAGGAAAAATTGAGCAGCGTGCTGCCCCTCGCGGATCACGTGGTGAACGTGCTGCCCGACAACGAGAGCACGCGGCATTATCTGAATGCGCGGCGGCTGGCGTGTCTGCGGCCGGGGGCGCGGCTTTACAACGTGGGGCGCGGCGCGACGGTGGACCAGGCGGCGTTGATCGCGGCGGCGCGCGAGGGGCGCCTCGGCGCAGCGTATCTCGACGTGATGGAGCCGGAGCCGTTACCGCCGGAGCACGCGTTGTGGGATACGCCGAATATCCATATCACGCCGCACATCGCGGGGGGGATGGGCGACCAGGATGAGAAGCTCGTGCGGCATTTTCTCGCCAACCTCGCCGCGTGGGAGAAGGGCGGCGCGCTGACGGATCGGGTGGTGTGA